One genomic region from Argentina anserina chromosome 2, drPotAnse1.1, whole genome shotgun sequence encodes:
- the LOC126782066 gene encoding rhodanese-like domain-containing protein 4A, chloroplastic — MTNNRSFPSPWPYPLSLSQFLLQSSPMDSLSMVLSCSSPPFQQPHLKTHKPISLPKTSLLTSQSLTSHHPHFPSIKNQLSFITTTAIALPSFASDQVSDKINLELILNSVDEFFTKYPFFVASVTFVWLVGVPVVENYFRKYKFISVLDAFKKLKEDPTVQLLDIRDRKSLKYLKSPNLRIVNKDSVQVEFDEGDEGGFVRKVLDKFGDPGNTVVCVLGNFEGISIIVAELLVKNGFKETYAIKGGVGGTKGWLESQENLLPPSMHMYPKKKVKTSKETGMNGGVVQQKEDDSNAASSSEKVVVAEKQSINNGHITKSTEAVSLVKDGSRSSSPYPNYPDLKPPSSPTPSKPRS, encoded by the exons ATGACCAACAACAGGTCCTTTCCCTCTCCTTGGCCTTatcctctctccctctctcagtTCCTCCTCCAGTCCTCCCCAATGGACTCCCTCTCCATGGTCCTCTCCTGTTCTTCTCCACCTTTCCAACAACCCCACCTCAAAACCCATAAACCAATCTCTCTCCCCAAAACCTCCCTCCTCACTTCCCAATCACTCACTTCTCACCACCCTCATTTCCCCTCCATCAAAAACCAACTCTCCTTCATCACCACCACCGCCATTGCTCTCCCTTCTTTTGCTTCCGACCAAGTATCCGACAAAATCAACTTGGAGTTAATCCTGAACTCAGTTGATGAGTTCTTCACCAAGTACCCGTTTTTCGTGGCGAGTGTTACGTTCGTTTGGTTGGTCGGTGTTCCTGTAGTTGAGAATTACTTCAGGAAATATAAGTTCATCTCTGTTTTAGATGCGTTTAAGAAACTCAAAGAGGACCCGACTGTTCAGTTGTTGGATATTAGGGACCggaagagtttgaagtacttgaagTCTCCCAACTTGAGGATTGTGAATAAGGATAGTGTGCAGGTTGAGTTTGATGAGGGTGATGAAGGTGGGTTCGTGAGGAAGGTTTTGGACAAGTTTGGTGACCCGGGGAACACTGTGGTCTGTGTTTTGGGGAA TTTTGAGGGTATTTCCATCATAGTGGCGGAGTTACTAGTCAAGAATGGTTTCAAAGAGACTTACGCAATCAAGGGAGGAGTTGGAGGCACCAAAGGGTGGTTG gAATCACAGGAAAATCTTTTGCCACCTTCTATGCATATGTACCCAAAGAAGAAGGTAAAAACTTCAAAAGAAACTGGGATGAACGGTGGAGTTGTTCAGCAAAAGGAAGATGACAGTAATGCTGCATCTTCTTCGGAAAAAGTTGTTGTAGCAGAAAAACAAAGTATCAACAATGGACACATAACCAAGTCAACGGAGGCTGTGTCACTAGTGAAAGATGGCTCTAGATCCTCTTCTCCCTACCCAAAT TACCCAGATTTGAAACCACCATCTTCCCCAACTCCATCAAAGCCCCGTAGTTGA
- the LOC126784866 gene encoding probably inactive leucine-rich repeat receptor-like protein kinase At5g48380, producing MACLWRMSSGQDLGIFVLLLLLSCRFSHGVESDIHCLKSIRAALEDPLDMLSSSWNFNNGTEGFICNFLGVECWHPHESKVLNIKLGDLGLKGQFPRGVANCTSLTGLDLSSNNLSGSIPEDIDHLTAYITSLDLSSNSFSGTIPRNLSNCTFLNVLKLDSNKLTGQIPPELGQLSRIKTFSVASNQLSGPVPNFGAKDASIGADSYANNPGLCGSPLKSCQAAAKKSNSVVIVAAGVGGATFAAFVVIIGLFFFMRRVSARKKEEDPEGNKWARILKGTKGIKVSMFKKSVSKMRLSDLMKATNNFSKDHIIGSGRTGTVYKAVLDDGTSLMVKRLQESQSSEKEFQSEMSTLGSVEHRNLVPLLGFCVAKKERLLVYKHMPHGTLHDQLHLVEADGAKIMDWPTRLKIGIGAARGLAWLHHNCNPRIIHRNISSKCILLDVDFEPKISDFGLARLMNPIDTHLSTFVNGEFGDLGYVAPEYTRTLVATPKGDVYSFGTVLLELVTGERATHISKAPEDFKGNLVEWILQLSSRSQLADAIDKSLIGKGVHEEVFQFLKVACNCVVPTAKERPTMFEVFQLLRAIGQKYNFTIEEEMSTPSNTADCAGELIVAREMMEIN from the exons ATGGCTTGCTTATGGCGTATGTCGAGCGGCCAAGATCTTGGCATTTTTGTGCTATTGTTATTGCTTAGTTGTAGGTTCAGCCACGGTGTTGAGAGTGATATACATTGCTTGAAAAGTATTAGAGCAGCATTGGAGGACCCTTTAGACATGTTAAGCTCTTCATGGAATTTTAACAACGGCACCGAAGGTTTCATCTGTAACTTTCTTGGAGTGGAGTGTTGGCACCCTCACGAGAGCAAAGTTTTAAATATCAAGCTTGGGGATTTGGGACTCAAAGGCCAGTTTCCTCGTGGAGTAGCGAATTGTACAAGCTTAACAGGATTAGATCTCTCGAGTAACAACCTCAGTGGATCTATTCCTGAGGATATTGATCATTTGACCGCTTACATTACGTCGCTTGATCTCTCTTCCAACAGCTTCTCAGGGACAATTCCCAGGAATCTCTCCAATTGTACTTTCCTGAATGTCCTTAAACTTGACAGCAACAAGTTGACGGGTCAGATTCCTCCAGAACTCGGTCAGCTCAGTAGGATTAAAACATTTAGTGTGGCCAGCAATCAACTATCTGGGCCAGTTCCCAACTTCGGCGCTAAGGATGCTTCAATCGGAGCGGATAGCTATGCAAACAATCCTGGACTCTGTGGATCACCTTTAAAAAGTTGTCAGGCAGCTGCCAAGAAGTCTAACAGTGTAGTTATAGTAGCAGCAGGTGTTGGGGGTGCAACTTTTGCAGCATTTGTTGTGATTATAGGTTTGTTCTTCTTCATGCGTAGAGTGTCTGCAAGGAAGAAGGAAGAGGACCCTGAAGGGAACAAGTGGGCAAGGATTTTGAAGGGAACTAAAGGAATCAAG GTTTCCATGTTCAAGAAGTCGGTTTCTAAGATGAGACTGAGTGATCTCATGAAGGCTACCAACAATTTCAGCAAAGACCATATCATTGGCTCAGGGAGAACTGGAACTGTTTACAAGGCAGTGCTTGATGATGGTACCTCGCTTATGGTCAAGAGGTTGCAGGAATCTCAATCCTCTGAGAAAGAGTTTCAATCTGAGATGTCTACTCTGGGTAGTGTAGAACACCGTAACTTGGTTCCTCTTTTGGGTTTTTGTGTTGCAAAAAAGGAAAGGCTTTTGGTGTATAAGCACATGCCTCATGGGACTCTGCATGACCAGCTACATCTCGTGGAAGCTGATGGTGCCAAGATTATGGACTGGCCTACCAGGCTAAAAATTGGGATAGGAGCAGCCAGAGGATTAGCGTGGCTCCATCATAACTGTAATCCTCGAATTATCCACCGAAACATAAGCTCCAAATGCATCTTGCTGGATGTAGATTTTGAGCCGaagatttctgattttggccTCGCTAGGCTCATGAATCCAATTGATACACATCTGAGTACATTTGTGAATGGGGAATTTGGAGATCTGGGTTATGTTGCTCCCGAGTATACAAGAACTCTAGTGGCCACTCCGAAGGGCGATGTTTACAGCTTTGGAACCGTTCTTCTTGAGCTGGTTACTGGTGAAAGAGCTACCCATATCTCTAAAGCTCCAGAAGATTTCAAAGGAAACTTGGTGGAATGGATCTTGCAGCTCTCAAGCAGATCTCAACTCGCAGATGCGATTGACAAATCCTTGATTGGAAAGGGTGTCCATGAGGAGGTTTTCCAGTTCCTTAAAGTTGCTTGCAACTGTGTGGTGCCTACCGCCAAGGAGAGGCCGACCATGTTTGAAGTGTTCCAGCTTCTACGAGCAATTGGACAGAAATATAATTTCACAATTGAAGAGGAGATGTCGACACCTTCAAATACTGCTGATTGTGCAGGAGAACTGATTGTTGCTCGGGAAATGATGGAGATTAATTGA
- the LOC126782068 gene encoding ubiquitin-like-conjugating enzyme ATG10 yields the protein MEVSSWDGTLSSRDFQVAARAFAENWKQYNPALPPWTWVPCLKHPSRLSQQQGYLSLEKTCLLGLSKEHDQADVDEEEEPEPVDDATLVESSCPQVCYYDFHIVYSDSYRVPVLYFRGYYIDGQPLAWEEIENDLPSCSSKVLLESKWTFITQEEHPHLNRPWYKLHPCGTGEWMKLLFLGDESLAKKGVEVEQYLVSWFSVVGQVVGLRVPLEMLNHHKSCN from the exons ATGGAAGTTTCGTCATGGGATGGAACCCTCTCGTCACGTGACTTCCAGGTCGCAGCACGTGCTTTTGCAGAGAACTGGAAGCAATACAACCCTGCCTTGCCTCCGTGGACGTGGGTTCCTTGTCTTAAACATCCTTCTCGTCTCTCACAACAGCAGGGCTACTTGTCATTGGAGAAGACATGCCTTCTTGGTTTAAGCAAGGAACATGATCAGGCAGAtgtagatgaagaagaagagcctGAGCCTGTTGATGATGCCACTCTT GTTGAGAGCAGTTGTCCTCAGGTGTGCTACTATGATTTCCATATAGTATACAGTGATTCGTATCGTGTTCCTGTTCTGTATTTTCGTGGGTACTATATTG ATGGACAACCTTTGGCTTGGGAGGAGATTGAAAATGATCTACCTTCATGCTCATCAAAGGTGTTGCTGGAATCGAAATGGACATTTATAACTCAGGAG GAGCATCCGCACTTGAATAGGCCATGGTACAAGCTGCATCCTTGTGGGACTGGTGAGTGGATGAAGCTGCTTTTTCTTGGTGATGAATCTTTGGCTAAGAAGGGAGTCGAAGTTGAGCAATACTTGGTGTCATGGTTCTCAGTAGTTGGTCAAGTAGTTGGTCTTAGAGTCCCTTTGGAAATGTTGAATCATCATAAAAGTTGTAATTGA
- the LOC126782890 gene encoding TPR repeat-containing protein ZIP4 — MRIAEISTPELRQSHNNSRSPSQPHHHLISQIESSIKQTESLSPENLIPDSISGDLRRGLTQLSHHAPFPNSLKLAIWKLSYRLWNACVDLSNTASLRSLPSSKAEERAKLRHIAADLLFLAADVTGVPSPEIKSASFYHKTGVKWHELRKFDLASSCFERATDLVSKMEIGSISDAGEKKLLLDLSIARSRTAWEVSDRNLAVALLNRAKGLLFGSPEHFKTLANQYSLFGKSALANSESSSLGEALKLMNEALELYEKGLRVARTREETADLKASRSKTLRFISAVHLQMNEFESVIKCVRVLREGDAGDQHPSLPVMAMKAWLGLGKYGEAEKELRGMVVNNGIPEGAWVSAVEAYFESAGTAGAETAKGVFLGLLGRCHVSASAAVRVSHRVLGESCSEGSKVRAKVVSELVSDNRVVALFSGEAVAKQRTAMHSVLWNCAADHFRMKDYVTSADLFEKAMLYIPFDIENRILRAKGFRVLCLCHLGLSHLDQAQEYINEAEKLEPNIASAFLKYKIYLQKKDQDGAISQIQAMTTCLDFTPDFLSLAAHEAVACRALSIAVAALSSLLNFYAPGKSLPTSEVVVLRTLVTILTQEPGNELEALRFVKRVHNRASELGPNCFFGTGEVGRRERNWFAVTSWNLGTKAGTEKNYDLCAEFYRLASEFYTLLVDGNIGANMVCKALILTVSAIIASENQKKITLPESEVKQAVQLLDKAGKILKSTTFTGNQVSGDPVTTIEPDIYFIYTFCAYDIHGRLNASALQLQLVKTFASSKASNPKFLLQIGLTASQGPQFNHEVATYALNECLSAFLSSSSPDYQNVALIVRKLIAVTSIHKGDTDDDAVYNMYRQAYRIMVGLKDSEYPIEEGKWLAMTAWNRASVPVRLGQIDAARKWMDVGMQLAKHVNGMETYRACMEDFINGFEKKFGAPNDGGNKPKLAI, encoded by the exons ATGAGAATCGCCGAGATATCAACGCCGGAGCTCCGGCAAAGCCACAACAACTCCCGCTCCCCCTCCCAACCACATCACCATCTGATCTCCCAGATTGAGTCCTCAATCAAGCAAACCGAGAGCCTCTCCCCCGAAAACCTCATACCGGACTCAATCTCCGGCGATCTCCGGCGAGGCTTGACTCAATTAAGCCACCACGCTCCGTTCCCGAACTCTCTCAAGCTCGCGATCTGGAAACTCAGCTACCGCCTCTGGAACGCCTGCGTCGATCTCTCCAACACCGCCTCCCTCCGCTCCCTCCCTTCCTCCAAAGCCGAAGAGCGCGCCAAGCTCCGCCACATCGCCGCCGACCTCCTCTTCCTCGCCGCTGACGTCACCGGCGTCCCTTCGCCGGAAATCAAGTCCGCCTCGTTCTACCACAAGACCGGCGTCAAATGGCACGAGCTCCGGAAATTCGACCTCGCCTCCTCCTGCTTCGAGAGAGCCACCGATCTCGTCTCGAAGATGGAAATCGGTTCTATCTCCGACGCTGGCGAGAAGAAGCTGCTTCTGGATTTGAGTATCGCGAGGTCGAGAACCGCTTGGGAAGTATCGGACCGGAATCTGGCGGTGGCGCTGCTGAACCGGGCCAAGGGACTGCTGTTCGGGTCGCCGGAGCacttcaaaaccctagccaaTCAGTACTCTCTGTTCGGGAAGAGCGCTCTGGCGAACAGCGAGAGCAGCTCTCTGGGCGAAGCGTTGAAGCTGATGAACGAGGCGCTGGAGCTCTACGAGAAGGGGCTTCGCGTGGCGAGGACGCGCGAGGAGACGGCGGATCTCAAGGCGTCGAGGTCGAAGACGCTGCGGTTCATCTCGGCCGTTCATTTGCAGATGAACGAGTTCGAGAGCGTGATCAAGTGCGTGAGGGTATTGCGTGAGGGCGACGCCGGCGATCAGCACCCCAGCCTTCCGGTGATGGCAATGAAGGCGTGGCTGGGGCTGGGGAAGTACGGCGAGGCGGAGAAGGAGCTCAGGGGCATGGTGGTAAATAATGGCATTCCTGAAGGGGCTTGGGTTTCGGCGGTGGAGGCCTACTTTGAGTCAGCCGGGACGGCCGGAGCGGAGACGGCGAAGGGAGTGTTCTTGGGGCTGCTTGGGAGGTGCCACGTCAGCGCCAGCGCGGCGGTGAGGGTGTCTCATAGGGTGCTTGGGGAGAGTTGCAGTGAGGGATCAAAAGTGCGGGCTAAGGTGGTGTCGGAGCTTGTATCTGATAACAGAGTGGTGGCTCTCTTCTCCGGTGAGGCCGTGGCGAAGCAGAGGACTGCAATGCACTCTGTGCTTTGGAATTG TGCTGCTGATCATTTTCGGATGAAAGATTATGTAACAAGTGCAGACCTGTTTGAGAAAGCAATGCTGTACATCCCATTCGACATAGAGAATCGAATTTTGCGAGCTAAAGGCTTCAGAGTTTTGTGTCTCTGCCACCTAGGTCTTTCCCACCTTGATCAAGCTCAAGAGTACATAAATGAGGCAGAAAAG CTTGAACCTAACATAGCTTCAGCTTTTCTAAAG TACAAGATCTATCTGCAGAAGAAAGACCAGGATGGGGCTATTAGTCAGATTCAGGCAATGACAACCTGCCTTGATTTTACACCAGACTTTCTCTCCCTCGCAGCTCATGAAGCTGTTGCCTGCCGTGCTCTTTCTATTGCTGTTGCTGCTCTATCAAGTCTGCTGAACTTTTATGCACCAGGAAAATCCTTGCCAACGAGTGAAGTCGTAGTTCTGCGCACCTTGGTCACAATCCTTACTCAAGAACCTGGGAATGAGCTTGAAGCCCTTAGGTTTGTTAAGCGTGTACATAACCGGGCGTCTGAGCTTGGGCCTAATTGCTTTTTTGGGACTGGGGAGGTTGGAAGAAGGGAAAGGAATTGGTTTGCTGTGACTTCATGGAACCTTGGGACGAAAGCTGGCACTGAGAAAAATTATGACTTATGTGCTGAATTCTATAGACTGGCATCAGAGTTTTATACTCTTCTGGTTGATGGGAACATAGGAGCAAACATGGTCTGCAAAGCACTGATATTGACTGTATCTGCGATTATAGCTTCAGAGAATCAGAAGAAGATTACATTGCCTGAAAGTGAAGTGAAACAAGCTGTACAGCTTCTAGATAAAGCAGGGAAG ATATTGAAGTCAACAACCTTTACAGGAAATCAAGTTAGTGGTGATCCAGTTACCACCATTGAACCTGACATATACTTCATCTACACCTTTTGCGCCTATGACATACATGGAAGGCTCAATGCTTCAGCATTACAGCTACAACTTGTGAAGACTTTTGCTAGTTCAAAGGCCAGCAATCCCAAGTTCCTCCTTCAGATTGGCCTCACTGCTTCACAAGGTCCACAGTTCAATCACGAAGTAGCAACCTATGCTCTAAATGAATGCCTCTCGGcttttctctcttcctcctcgcCGGACTACCAAAATGTGGCTCTGATTGTCCGGAAGCTCATTGCTGTGACCAGCATTCACAAAGGCGATACAGATGACGATGCTGTGTATAACATGTACAGGCAAGCTTACAGAATAATGGTGGGACTGAAGGACAGCGAGTATCCGATTGAAGAGGGAAAATGGCTAGCAATGACGGCATGGAATAGGGCGTCAGTGCCTGTGAGGCTTGGCCAGATTGATGCAGCAAGGAAGTGGATGGATGTCGGTATGCAGCTAGCAAAGCATGTTAACGGAATGGAGACTTACAGGGCATGCATGGAGGATTTTATCAACGGCTTTGAGAAGAAATTTGGTGCCCCAAATGATGGCGGAAACAAACCTAAGCTAGCAATATAA
- the LOC126784872 gene encoding FRIGIDA-like protein 3 codes for MEDTHSVSTLIDSTTSKIHQLQKAFAELEGHRAVTLNLKWKELEEHFHGLEKSLKRRFHELEGQEKEFETRTVQAQRMLEKRQAAVVAKEEAQLETLQEKRDAAVYAITNAREKQRKVSSEESSCVTDDGQGGSPTVEEKPPDVMVSDSNSDEVTSPVNGSIEVMSYPQLVNFCEQMDSEGLHKFISDNRKNLAAIREEIPLAFRAAANPALFVLESLEDFYRLEDPAMDVKKDSNLLGIRRTCIMLMECLSILLANPELVSASDIITEEVKDIAEAIAEEWKPKLDALDMDASNGNSLEAHAFLQLLASFGIASGFDEEELYRLIPMVSRRRQTADLCRSLGLTERMPGVIEVLVNSGRQIDAVNLAFAFELTEQFSPVPLLKSYLKDARKVSSPVKPGNASPTAQNEVNDRELTALKAVVKSIEEHKLEDQYPVDPLQKRILQLEKAKADKKRVTEAAKPQPKRPRANGVGYAPRVTNVVAEKTFFPRVADNRYPQYVYDRQFVYPGPADNHCPSLMGSATYNMPPPAHGNYFATGYQYQPAYLH; via the exons ATGGAGGATACACACTCAGTTTCCACGCTCATAGATTCTACAACCTCCAAGATTCACCAGCTTCAGAAGGCATTTGCTGAACTCGAAGGTCACCGAGCGGTAACCCTGAACTTGAAGTGGAAAGAACTTGAAGAGCACTTCCATGGGCTCGAGAAGTCAttaaagaggcgttttcatgAGCTGGAAGGACAAGAAAAGGAGTTTGAAACTAGGACAGTGCAAGCCCAAAGAATGCTAGAAAAACGGCAGGCAGCTGTTGTTGCTAAGGAAGAAGCTCAACTGGAAACTCTTCAAGAGAAGAGAGATGCTGCTGTATATGCCATCACTAATGCTCGAGAGAAGCAAAGGAAGGTATCGTCTGAGGAGTCCTCTTGTGTCACTGATGATGGTCAAGGTGGGTCACCAACTGTTGAAGAGAAACCACCAGATGTGATGGTTTCTGATAGTAATTCAGACGAAGTTACAAGTCCTGTAAATGGGAGCATAGAGGTGATGTCCTATCCCCAGTTAGTGAACTTCTGTGAACAGATGGACTCAGAAGGGCTCCACAAATTTATATCAGATAACCGAAAGAACCTTGCTGCAATTAGGGAAGAAATTCCACTTGCATTTAGAGCTGCAGCCAACCCTGCCCTCTTTGTTTTGGAATCTTTGGAAGACTTTTACCGCCTGGAGGATCCTGCTATGGACGTGAAGAAAGATTCCAACCTGTTGGGTATCCGTCGAACCTGCATAATGTTGATGGAGTGCCTGAGCATATTGCTGGCAAACCCAGAGTTAGTCTCTGCTTCTGATATTATCACAGAGGAGGTTAAGGATATAGCAGAGGCAATTGCTGAAGAATGGAAACCAAAGTTAGATGCTCTTGACATGGATGCTAGCAACGGGAACTCACTGGAGGCTCATGCCTTTTTGCAGCTTCTTGCTAGTTTTGGTATTGCTTCGGGTTTTGATGAGGAAGAATTGTACAGGCTAATACCAATGGTTTCACGTCGTCGCCAAACAGCTGACCTTTGCCGTTCACTTGGACTGACTGAAAGAATGCCAG GTGTTATTGAAGTATTGGTGAACAGTGGAAGACAGATTGATGCAGTCAACTTGGCTTTTGCATTTGAACTGACAGAGCAGTTCTCTCCTGTGCCTTTGCTGAAGTCCTACTTGAAGGATGCAAGAAAAGTTTCTTCACCAGTTAAACCCGGAAATGCATCTCCTACAGCACAG AATGAGGTGAATGATAGAGAGCTGACTGCTCTGAAGGCAGTGGTCAAGTCGATTGAGGAGCATAAGCTTGAGGATCAGTATCCGGTGGATCCACTCCAAAAGCGGATTCTTCAGCTGGAAAAGGCTAAGGCAGACAAGAAGAGGGTGACTGAAGCTGCAAAGCCTCAACCCAAGAGACCGCGTGCTAATGGTGTCGGATATGCCCCCCGGGTCACTAATGTTGTTGCAGAGAAGACTTTCTTTCCGAGAGTTGCTGATAATAGGTACCCACAGTACGTATATGACCGACAGTTTGTTTACCCTGGCCCTGCTGACAACCACTGTCCATCTCTTATGGGGTCTGCTACTTACAACATGCCTCCTCCTGCTCATGGCAACTACTTTGCAACTGGCTACCAGTATCAACCTGCATATCTTCACTAA